In Hyphomicrobiales bacterium, the sequence CTTCAACAGCGGCGTATACTTCGCCTTCTGGAACGTGGAAGCCTTCAGTGTAGAGTTTGAAGTGATGAATCAAGCTTTCCATCGACTTCTTCATTTCTTGGCGCTTAGGTGGCACAACTTTGCCATCAATCGCAGAGATTGGCGTTCTGCCCTTCTCACCAGATAGAAGCTCACAACACTGTTTCATGATCTTCACGCTCTCGCGCATTTCTTCCATGCGGATCACGTAGCGATCATAGTTGTCGCCGTTCTTACCGATTGGAATATCGAAATCAAGATCAGGATAGCACTCATAAGGCTGAGATTTACGCAGATCCCAAGGAGCGCCAGAACCGCGAACCATTACGCCTGAGAAACCCCATTTCCAAGCATCATCGAGACTGACATAGCCAATATCAACGTTACGTTGTTTAAAGATGCGGTTTTCAGTTAGCAGCGTTTCGATGTCGTCACATGTATTGAGAAACGGATCGCACCACGCGTGAATGTCATCAACCAGCTTTTGCGGTAGGTCTTGGTGAACACCACCAGCACGCACATAAGCTGAGTGCATACGGGCGCCAGAGGCGCGCTCATAAAACACCATCAATTTTTCACGTTCTTCAAAGCCCCATAGTGGCGGCGTCAAAGCGCCAACGTCCAAGGCTTGTGTTGTCACGTTCAAGAGGTGCGAGAGAATGCGGCCAATTTCTGAATAGAGCACACGGATCAATTGACCACGGTATGGCACTTTAATGTCCAGCATCTTTTCAATCGCAAGCGCATAGGCATGCTCTTGGTTCATTGGTGCAACGTAATCAAGACGGTCGAAGTATGGAACCGCTTGAAGATATGTCTTCGTCTCAATCAGCTTTTCTGTGCCACGATGCAAAAGACCGATATGCGGATCAACCCGCTCGACCACTTCGCCATCAAGCTCAAGAATAAGGCGCAACACCCCGTGTGCCGCAGGGTGCTGCGGACCGAAGTTGATATTGAAATTTCTTACCTGTGCCTCAGCCATTAAGCGTCTCCAGAACTGGATTTACAAAAGGTCATCGTCAAATCCCGTCCCTCTTTTTTACTGCGTTGCTTTTTCATCACCGGGTAGCTCATATTCTGTGCCTTCCCAAGGTGATTCGAAGTCAAATTGTCTAAATTCTTGCGCCAGTTTCACGGTGTCATAAACAACGCGCTTTTGCTCGTCATCATAACGCACTTCCACATAACCAGTGGTCGGGAAATCTTTGCGTAGCGGATAGCCTTCAAAACCATAATCTGTAAGCAGACGACGAAGGTCTGGATGGCCCGAAAACAAGATGCCGTACATGTCATAAGCTTCACGCTCAAACCAATCTGCTCCTGGGAACAGCGGCGTGGCTGAAGGCACAAGCATATCTTCGTCTGCCTGCAACTTCACACGGATGCGCATGTTATGTTTTGGTGAAAGCAAGTGGTAGACCACGTCAAAGCGACGTTTGCGTGCAGGATAATCAACACCGCAAATATCGGTAAAATTCACGAACAAAGACTGTGCGTCATCACGAAGGAAGCGCAAGACATCCAAGATGTTTTCAACGGCAACTTGAATAGTCAATTCGCCAAATGCAAATGATGATGCTTCTACCTGATCGCCCAATTTGGCTTCAAGATAGTCTGCATAGTCTTTGAGACCTGTATCAACTTCCATAGCGTCTAACGCTTTCCGCTTGCTTTACTTAATTATCGTTCGATCGTGCCTGTGCGGCGGATCTTCTTTTGCAGCAACAACACGCCATAAAGCAGTGCTTCTG encodes:
- a CDS encoding NADH-quinone oxidoreductase subunit D, whose amino-acid sequence is MAEAQVRNFNINFGPQHPAAHGVLRLILELDGEVVERVDPHIGLLHRGTEKLIETKTYLQAVPYFDRLDYVAPMNQEHAYALAIEKMLDIKVPYRGQLIRVLYSEIGRILSHLLNVTTQALDVGALTPPLWGFEEREKLMVFYERASGARMHSAYVRAGGVHQDLPQKLVDDIHAWCDPFLNTCDDIETLLTENRIFKQRNVDIGYVSLDDAWKWGFSGVMVRGSGAPWDLRKSQPYECYPDLDFDIPIGKNGDNYDRYVIRMEEMRESVKIMKQCCELLSGEKGRTPISAIDGKVVPPKRQEMKKSMESLIHHFKLYTEGFHVPEGEVYAAVEAPKGEFGVYLVADGSNKPYRCKIKAPGFAHLQAMDFLCRGHMLADVSAVLGSLDIVFGEVDR
- a CDS encoding NADH-quinone oxidoreductase subunit C yields the protein MEVDTGLKDYADYLEAKLGDQVEASSFAFGELTIQVAVENILDVLRFLRDDAQSLFVNFTDICGVDYPARKRRFDVVYHLLSPKHNMRIRVKLQADEDMLVPSATPLFPGADWFEREAYDMYGILFSGHPDLRRLLTDYGFEGYPLRKDFPTTGYVEVRYDDEQKRVVYDTVKLAQEFRQFDFESPWEGTEYELPGDEKATQ